In Zingiber officinale cultivar Zhangliang chromosome 6A, Zo_v1.1, whole genome shotgun sequence, a single genomic region encodes these proteins:
- the LOC121995803 gene encoding cytochrome P450 71A1-like: MAVVFLFPCFLLLLWFTLKHLLPGKSNGPSLPPSPPGLPFLGNLLQLSSLPHRSLHRLALRYGPVMLIRMGQVPTLVVSSADAAQELFRSNDLAVSTRPFSKAAFKLTFDARNISFAPYGDHWRHSKKLAVVHLLSPKRVLSFRAVRDEEVQNMIDRICAAGAAGGGCQVRLSEILFDYANGVVCHAAAGKETKQGRTAVTYRKMVADASVLISGFQVDDMFPALAWFSAVTGVDAKLDRMRKRFDEFFTGILEEHRDRRANRSDVVEHFVDILLSLDESGLEEIDIKAITSDLIAAGTDTSFTTLEWAMAELMRNPTVMWKLQDEVRQVAGSKMKVEEKDLSQMHYLKAVMKEVLRLRIPAPMLLPRETTTSFSLRGYHIPAKARVFINAWAIARDPKTWEAPEEFRPERFLDSGVDFRGNDFQFLAFGAGRRMCPGINFAMATNEIALANLVHRFDWELPDGMNPADLDMEEAPGLTTPKKVPLCLVATPWISGRH, translated from the exons ATGGCAGTCGTCTTCCTCTTCCCCTGCTTTCTTTTGCTCCTCTGGTTCACCTTGAAGCACTTGCTTCCCGGGAAGAGCAACGGGCCAAGCCTCCCGCCGTCGCCTCCCGGCCTCCCCTTCCTCGGCAACCTCCTCCAGCTGAGCTCCCTCCCCCACCGCTCCCTCCACCGCCTCGCACTCCGGTACGGCCCTGTCATGCTCATCCGCATGGGACAAGTCCCCACGCTCGTTGTCTCCTCCGCTGACGCCGCGCAGGAGCTCTTCCGGTCCAACGACCTCGCCGTCTCCACCCGCCCCTTCTCCAAGGCTGCCTTCAAGCTCACCTTCGACGCCCGCAACATCTCCTTCGCCCCCTACGGCGACCACTGGCGCCACTCCAAAAAGCTCGCCGTCGTCCACCTCCTCAGTCCCAAGCGCGTCCTCTCCTTCCGCGCCGTCCGCGACGAAGAAGTACAAAACATGATCGATCGCATCTGCGCCGCCGGCGCCGCTGGTGGCGGCTGCCAGGTCCGTCTGAGCGAAATCCTGTTCGATTACGCCAACGGCGTGGTGTGCCACGCGGCGGCTGGGAAAGAGACGAAACAGGGGAGGACGGCGGTAACGTACCGGAAGATGGTGGCGGACGCGTCGGTGCTCATAAGCGGGTTCCAGGTGGACGACATGTTCCCTGCGCTCGCGTGGTTCAGCGCCGTCACCGGCGTGGACGCCAAGCTCGACCGGATGAGGAAGCGGTTTGACGAGTTCTTTACCGGAATTCTGGAAGAGCACCGGGATCGACGGGCCAATCGTTCCGACGTCGTAGAACACTTCGTGGACATTTTGCTCTCACTCGACGAATCCGGACTCGAAGAAATCGATATCAAAGCCATCACCTCC GATTTGATCGCGGCTGGGACGGATACATCCTTCACGACCCTGGAATGGGCGATGGCGGAGCTGATGCGCAACCCAACGGTGATGTGGAAGCTCCAGGATGAAGTGCGGCAAGTCGCCGGCAGCAAGATGAAGGTGGAAGAGAAGGACTTGAGCCAAATGCACTACCTAAAAGCGGTGATGAAGGAGGTCCTCCGATTGCGAATTCCAGCGCCGATGCTTCTCCCACGGGAAACCACGACCAGCTTCTCGTTGCGAGGCTATCATATCCCTGCGAAGGCGAGGGTCTTCATCAACGCCTGGGCCATCGCGAGGGATCCAAAAACCTGGGAAGCGCCGGAGGAGTTCCGGCCGGAGAGATTTCTCGACAGCGGCGTGGACTTCAGGGGCAATGACTTCCAGTTCCTGGCGTTTGGAGCTGGTCGCAGGATGTGCCCTGGAATCAATTTCGCCATGGCCACCAACGAGATCGCTCTGGCCAACCTCGTGCACCGCTTCGACTGGGAGTTGCCGGACGGCATGAACCCTGCGGATTTGGACATGGAAGAAGCTCCCGGACTCACGACTCCAAAGAAGGTGCCGCTTTGCCTGGTAGCCACTCCATGGATATCTGGTCGCCACTAG
- the LOC121995804 gene encoding oxidoreductase-like domain-containing protein 1 — translation MLTVVSAFPTAPRLALSTLLRHRRSYSLRLCLPFCQHHAPSPHSSCAMASTEANRGAKKEAAAEVEKGEKTPTPTADPSSPPLLMPPEKPLPGDCCGSGCVRCVWDIYYEELEAYNESLAASRSK, via the coding sequence ATGCTAACCGTCGTCTCTGCCTTCCCGACCGCCCCGCGGCTCGCCCTCTCCACCCTTCTCCGCCACCGCCGCAGTTATTCTCTCCGTCTTTGCCTCCCCTTCTGCCAACACCACGCCCCATCGCCCCACTCATCTTGCGCCATGGCATCCACCGAGGCCAATCGCGGAGCGAAGAAGGAGGCGGCGGCGGAGGTAGAAAAGGGGGAGAAGACCCCGACGCCCACTGCAGATCCGTCGTCTCCTCCTCTTCTTATGCCTCCGGAGAAGCCTCTTCCCGGCGATTGCTGCGGGAGCGGATGCGTCCGGTGCGTGTGGGACATCTACTACGAGGAGCTCGAGGCCTACAACGAAAGCCTCGCCGCCTCGAGATCCAAGTAG